The genomic stretch ATTTGATAGTTATTTTGTGAAACTGAATACTGGGCTAGTGCAAATACGGCGCTTAAACTTTGGCTACTGTTGGAAGTTTTACAAATTGGAAGTTTATCACATTTGCAGTACGCCTTTGGATATTTTAGCACACTTATATATTTGTTAGAAATTGGTAGAATAGAGTTGTTTATTTGTTAATGGGTAGAGAGATCAGAAGTCAAAAAATGGTAAATGGGAAGTTTATGCTTACCCTATATACACTAAGGAGGGAGGAGGCATGCCTCTGAAAAATCAGTATACAGCATGAAGATTTTGCTATAGGTATACTGATACTGTGATCATGCAGAATAAGTCAAAATTAAGCTCATATTTGTGGTTAATATGGGTTATGGTTCACCACGTGAGAAGTTTTAGTTTTATGAGTTGGTAGCATAAGTATGTTGCTTCTAATTTATATTGACGAGAAATGTGCTGCATCCTGCGCTTGTTTACTTCTTGTAGTAGCCTTGTGTAGAGTTGCTATGTgggaagttttctattttctaatTTAGTGGCATAAAGAATATAATCGGGAATACAAAATGAATGGAGCTTATCCTTTGGGTTGATGTGGAGAAATTACTCTGACCTCTTTGTCCCAGAATTTTTGAGTTAGATATATCTGGGAAAGAGGAAAAATCCAGCAATTGAAAAAAGGAATGTATGAGAAAACTAAATAAATGGTAAGTTGAAGGAACTAGCTATTGATTTGATGCTTTACTCTTTTCTATTGCTAATGAATGATAGAACACCATCCCCCTTGAGTTGATATGTAGAAACACAGTGTCATTGTCAGTAGGTGCACAAACCACCCTTGTCACAATTCATTTGGTAAAGCAACATAAGCTTGAAAAGCTAGTGAAGAAGAGTGTTTCCCTCCTTTTCTTCTCTCGAAGTTAAAATTGAGATTTACTTTTGCTGTAATTAGGTGCTGTGTAGAGGCATAATGTTGCATCTGTAGATGTATGGTACTAAGAGATAGTTTTTAGCACACCAGCACTTGGTTCATGAAGTTGGCGTTGTTGAGGATCTGGATTGTGGAGTGGGTCTGATAATTGGCACTTTGGGATGCCACCACATCCTAGCAAGCATCACAAAATTAAGACATTGGATATTGCCATATGGCCTAGgttaagttggaaaattttgatcttAAGGAACTTCTTTGTGTATCCTTTTCACCAATCAATTATCTAATATGATTCTTTGTTCTGTTAATAACGTGGTGTTGTGTAACCATGATTTCCATTTTAGGAGAATGCAATGGTTCCAAGTCATGTATAGCTTTTACTTAGAAGCACAAATATTTTGGCTTCTGCCATGCTTTTAGACCAAAAGGTGAACAATGTTCCTGAATAACTTACATAGATGCTACTGAAATAATTGTACACCGCGGGGTGGAAAAATTAAAGATCTATTGCTGTATCTGAATAGGTGCAGTTTTGATTTTACTCAATTAAAATACCTAATATGCATCTATTTGTGGCACAAATTCTGCTTTGACCTTATTTGACCTGGTGGCTCTCAAGATACATCTATTTCAGATTTAAACAAAGAAGTTATAGAAACCAAACTTCTGTCAGGGAATGGCTATTATCTGGTGCCTTCATCCATCTCGTTGGGAGCAACGGCTTGTGCAGGAATTTCACTTCCTGGATGCTGTTTTGATACTTTAATAAAAGAGAatgtagaaaaatattttacattGTCAAGATTAACTGTAATTCGAAGAGCTTAAAACACATGTTTCTGATAGTGACAGTGGTAACTGTAAAGTGAAGAAGAATAAATCAGAAGTTTTCTTCTAAAATGAAagcaaagagaaaaagaaaatgccgGAGCCTCAAATCTTTGGCTTTCCCACGTTTTTGTTAGTTTGATTATCCAGAATATGTACAACTCCCAATTGGTGAACCAGGGGGTATTGACTATGGTTTGAGGATGAAAACAAGCTCAAAGACTAGTTTTTGTAAATTTAACTCAATGATGAAACAGCTTGCAGGTTCCAAGTATGATCAAGCAATGATTCAGCTTTATGCACATctcatacatacatacatacatatgcaCACACGCGCACACACATATCTTAATTAGATGTTGAGTTACATTGGTAATATTTTTAGTTGCTCACTTTTATTTCTTATCCTTGGCAGTGCTACAATGGCTATCTTTGATGTCGTGCGACTTGTGAGAGCTGACGTTTCCACAATTGCAATAGGCATTGCAGCTTCAACAGCTTCCTTAATCCTTGGTGGTGGCACCAAAGGTAAGCGCTTGGCTATGCCCAATACACGAATTATGATCCATCAACCCCTTGGAGGTGCAAGTGGGCAAGCAATAGATGTTGAAATTCAAGCCCGAGAAATCATGCATAACAAGAATAATGTCATAAAGATTGTATCTGATTTTACTGGTCGAACAATCGAACAAGTTGAAAAGGATATTGATAGGGACCGGTATCTCTCCCCCATTGAAGCAGTTGAATTTGGAATTATTGATGGAGTTATTGATAGAGACAGCATCATTCCTCTTGTACCTGTTCCTGAAAGGGTTAAAGCTTCGACATTCAATTATGAGGAGATCAGCAAAGACCCTAAAAAGTTTTTGACGCCCGACATTCCTGATGATGAAATATATTAGTTGCTCAACTTTACTGGTATGTGATAATTTAACCTTTCCCTTTTCTGTGCTTGGTTAGTGACCTAGACTTGTATTCTCGGGAAGGAAGCACTTTGGGTTGCATGTGGCGTTTTCACTTTGTGATAAACTATCAGAATTGAAGATTTTGCTTTTGGCTTTTAAAGCAGTTTAGGCTCAGAACTAAATGCCAAATTTATATTTGCTTTGACTTTAGCCATTTGACTAAATACACAAGTGAGGGATGTCAAGGATGTTTTTTGTCTACAGAAAATTCCTAAACTTTGGCTGCAAAAACaaatgtttgatgaaatgtcaagATAAATGCCATAGATGATTGGAAGGTTCAAACTTCAAAGCTGGAGTGATGACATCTTTTCGTGCAACGATAATGTCGTAAGAAAATTGATTGTTGTGCCAACTGGAGAAAGAAGGTGGAGAAGCTCACTGCTACGATTGCTTTTTAGATAAAACACTTTCAGAATCTCAATTTATATTGGAggggttttatttttattagctGAAAGGGATAGTCCTATGTGGTTTAATGATTACAGAGTAGCCCCAGATGGGGGGTTGGTTGTCCTTCAGTAAGCATGTTTAGTTTGTACcctatttggaataattttcatttatattaGTAACCTTTAGGTTTTAGAAATTCTCAGTATGCCTCTTTAGCTTAAGCAAGTATAATTCTGGTGAATGGTACTATGATCCATCCACGTACATTTAGAGTAACCATTTTGACATATCAAATAAGGTGCTCTTCAGTTATGCGTATAACAGTCCATACCTCTGTCATGTGAGAGTATTTTTTAGTCACATGCTCTACTTGCTAAGTGCCTAAAACAGAAAGTGGAGAAAGCAAAAGCAAAGTACAGAAGCTCTTAAAATGTCTCTGAATAATAACTGCTTGTCTGGACCACCTAAACACAGATCAATGTACAGTTTATCCCTTCCCTCTTTTGCGTTTAATAATGTTCAGTTACATTTGAATTGCCCTTTGATTTGGGTATCCCCACCTGAAGTCATGCATTTATTCTGTTAAGGCTCTTCAAAAGATAGGCGTTACAACCCTTCAATGCAGAATATCATTAGCAATAAAATTTTGGGACCAAACTAAGGCCctatttgataacccaattcagtacttaaacttaatggatttagattttaGCATGTTTAGAtgcgtttgataataaaaaaaattgaacatctgaattaattaagtggcactgaattttctaggtagaacttgctcccaaaaataagtgataagctattcacttattacttaATGCGATATACACCAAAATGTATCAGATTTACCACTTAAAAATTCactaatttaatggattcagatttcagatttttgtttttagaCTTCATTTTTGtcaaacgcaccctaaattTTGACCATTCTAGTTGTAAGATGTTTATTATGCTGTATATGTTCTTTTCCTGCTCTTGGCCTCCTGTTTTGTGCTTGTATAGAACCTTGGAGATCCACATAATCTTCACGCTTATCTATTATTTATACATCATTCCTAAACTtgtaaagaagagaaaagattAATGTGATGGACCTAGATTTGGTGGCTGGCTTCAATTCTTCCATTGGTTGTAAGATTACTTGTCTAATAGGATGTCAGACTTATTGTACTAATGAGATCTTTCAACAATCTTTTTTCAGTTGGTCAACTGATTGTTTAGATAAAAAAGATGCTAAGATTGATAGCTAGCCTTTGTTCAGGCAAGGTATTGGTAGGAGGTGTTTGAACAACTTTTAAGAGTATGTAATCAAGGTCTTTGACATAACAAACTTGGTTGTGTTGTCATGAAGCTAAAGATAACAGGTACCAGGGCAAGCAAAAGTTGCTTCTTTGTTGGGAGGAATTCTAAGACTTCCATTTTGTGGTCTACGCATTATTTTGGAGACTCATGCCTGGATGTTTTTTCATTGACTTCTACAGGTCATGGCCAGTCCTTACCTTTGGATTGCTGAAACTGGAGACCTATCAACATTTTATTCTCCATCAATTGTAGAAATTAGCAGCTTAGAAGATGTTCTGGCTTATAGCTTGGTAATAACATGACCATCGGTGAAGGCCAGACAATCTTCGCACAGCCTCTGGGATTTCTGCTGGATTTACTCCATTGCCCAACACCTCCTTTTCAGTGTTCTGTAATGAAGGTTTCCAGTCCACAGATCTTGTAGTAAAAATTTTATTCAGTAGCTGAAAGTGATATTTGCTGGGCTGCCTAACACATTAGAAGGGGAAGAACATTGCTTTAATGGCTAATTATAAAGTAAGTTTGTGCTTGATATTAAATACTTATCCAGTAACATATTTTTTGTGAAGCGAATGTGATCTCGTTTTCTGTAGATGCAATGTTGGTAGATTACTTATGGAGGAGAGCAAAAGTCTAACGAAAGAAAATGTCGACTGAGTTTGTGCCATGCAAAATCAACCTAGAATGGTTTTAGCAAGCGAGAGGTTTCGGGTTCGAGTCCTCcaacttacactaaaaaaaaaaaagaatgtttCAAAGAAATACAAAATCTTTTACCTTTCACGGATATAGGATACCAATAGTTCTATATAGTTCAGATGAACGCGTGATACAGATGAATTTATATGTTTTGCGCTTGGAAATCTGAATCAAGCCAGccatgtttgaatttttttcttttgaatgtCAAAGTAATCTAACCCCTTGGGTTTGTCCAGTGGCTAGGAGAGTCCACTGTTAGAATTCTCTCCAGGTTAAAAGCAAGCTGGTTGAAGAGTTTACTTTTGAAAATCCGAGGGTTTGGGTTGCAAACGAGTCGAATCGAGTTTTAGCTTAATTGAGCTAAGTCTTGACTTAATTTTATCAAGATTGAGTTCGAATTCGATGAGTTTTCAATGTAAAGTTTGAATTCGAGTTCGACTTCAACTTTAAATTCGAGCCAAGTTGCGCTCgagctttaaaaaaataaaaaataattattttatttttaaaaaataaataaaatagtaatttttttaacgaataataaaatattaaaaatatatatgtaattttactattaatatatataatcgaACCAACTCGTGAATTAACGAGATGTGTATTTTTTATTTCGAGTTTGAACTCAACTTAGTCAGTTCGATCTTAATGTTGGTCGAGTTTAAGTCAAGTTTTGATTTGAATTGCTTGTAACCAGTTTGAATCATATGCAACTCTAGACTCATTGGTTGAAGGTTCAATTTCAAGAAGTTAGCAACATTATTGTTTTGGGGTACAAGAGTGTTGGGAAACGTCATTTTGTGACTACAGTTCTTCATTTACAGTAAGCTTGTACAAGGAAGAGCCAATGCGATGGTCCTTAGCTATGGATTGTGAAGCCATGAGGGATGGAAAGTCCATCTGATGAAACAGCCACTCAAATGCTCCTCGGCTGTTCGTTACTTGGGGAAATCGCACATCCATACGACAATTTGTCCAAGTTATCTGTGGATTAATTAcaacaattcacttcaagcccAGTTGTCCCAGTCTACCACATTATCCAGATTGCAGCTTGTATCTACCATTTTGCAATGACACAAGTATACCATAGCAAATGATCAAATTAGGATTCTACGGATGATTATAGACATTTTTATTGAGACCTTAAACTTTGAATGATTATAGACATTGTAATTGAGACCTTAAATTATAGGTATCATTCTCACTAATAATTATAGTCATTTCAAAAATATCTTAAATTTAGATTACTtttttgtaaaagtttttcaaatactataaaaatttttaaaaagtactttcAAAGGTATTCTGAAAagtaatttaaatttttttaatgtttaaaaaatatcccaaaatatattttaaaaactctactactcttaaatatttcaaagtattttctaaaaatattttaaaatatactctaaaaactctgctatagtagaattttttaaaaatatcctaaaaaacagctaatccaaaaaAGGCTCAAGTATGTTCCTTGCGAAGCTTGCACAACAGAGCAACAGTTCCCACTATTTTTAACCTGAAGGACTTAATCCACATTATCCAGACCATTACTAGGCAAAATCTGAGTTAACTTTAAACTTCAGGGACCCAAATGGTAAGAACACCAAAACCAAGCTTTCATACATAAACCCTCCAAAACCCTCCCAAAAACCCACACTTGAAATGCAAAGCAGCAAACAGAAACCCATCGAATAAATGGCAAAAAGCTTCCACTTTGCTATCAGAAACTGCAAATTCCATGGTATTCTTATCCAAGGTACTATCCTTTTCACCTAAATCCATTTCAAGATTCATCTTTGCACACTCATTCTCAAATTCCTCATTGCCAAAATCACTAATTTCTCGGATTACAACTGCATTTcaccaagaaaaccctaaattaaTTGACCCTGTAGTGTCATCCAAAATACAGTCTTGCCACCTTGAATCAGTTATTCATGAGTTTCGGTCAAAACCCACTTCAGCAATTAGATTTTTTAAGTGGTCTNNNNNNNNNNNNNNNNNNNNNNNNNNNNNNNNNNNNNNNNNNNNNNNNNNNNNNNNNNNNNNNNNNNNNNNNNNNNNNNNNNNNNNNNNNNNNNNNNNNNNNNNNNNNNNNNNNNNNNNNNNNNNNNNNNNNNNNNNNNNNNNNNNNNNNNNNNNNNNNNNNNNNNNNNNNNNNNNNNNNNNNNNNNNNNNNNNNNNNNNNNNNNNNNNNNNNNNNNNNNNNNNNNNNNNNNNNNNNNNNNNNNNNNNNNNNNNNNNNNNNNNNNNNNNNNNNNNNNNNNNNNNNNNNNNNNNNNNNNNNNNNNNNNNNNNNNNNNNNNNNNNNNNNNNNNNNNNNNNNNNNNNNNNNNNNNNNNNNNNNNNNNNNNNNNNNNNNNNNNNNNNNNNNNNNNNNNNNNNNNNNNNNNNNNNNNNNNNNNNNNNNNNNNNNNNNNNNNNNNNNNNNNNNNNNNNNNNNNNNNNNNNNNNNNNNNNNNNNNNNNNNNNNNNNNNNNNNNNNNNNNNNNNNNNNNNNNNNNNNNNNNNNNNNNNNNNNNNNNNNNNNNNNNNNNNNNNNNNNNNNNNNNNNNNNNNNNNNNNNNNNNNNNNNNNNNNNNNNNNNNNNNNNNNNNNNNNNNNNNNNNNNNNNNNNNNNNNNNNNNNNNNNNNNNNNNNNNNNNNNNNNNNNNNNNNNNNNNNNNNNNNNNNNNNNNNNNNNNNNNNNNNNNNNNNNNNNNNNNNNNNNNNNNNNNNNNNNNNNNNNNNNNNNNNNNNNNNNNNNNNNNNNNNNNNNNNNNNNNNNNNNNNNNNNNNNNNNNNNNNNNNNNNNNNNNNNNNNNNNNNNNNNNNNNNNNNNNNNNNNNNNNNNNNNNNNNNNNNNNNNNNNNNNNNNNNNNNNNNNNNNNNNNNNNNNNNNNNNNNNNNNNNNNNNNNNNNNNNNNNNNNNNNNNNNNNNNNNNNNNNNNNNNNNNNNNNNNNNNNNNNNNNNNNNNNNNNNNNNNNNNNNNNNNNNNNNNNNNNNNNNNNNNNNNNNNNNNNNNNNNNNNNNNNNNNNNNNNNNNNNNNNNNNNNNNNNNNNNNNNNNNNNNNNNNNNNNNNNNNNNNNNNNNNNNNNNNNNNNNNNNNNNNNNNNNNNNNNNNNNNNNNNNNNNNNNNNNNNNNNNNNNNNNNNNNNNNNNNNNNNNNNNNNNNNNNNNNNNNNNNNNNNNNNNNNNNNNNNNNNNNNNNNNNNNNNNNNNNNNNNNNNNNNNNNNNNNNNNNNNNNNNNNNNNNNNNNNNNNNNNNNNNNNNNNNNNNNNNNNNNNNNNNNNNNNNNNNNNNNNNNNNNNNNNNNNNNNNNNNNNNNNNNNNNNNNNNNNNNNNNNNNNNNNNNNNNNNNNNNNNNNNNNNNNNNNNNNNNNNNNNNNNNNNNNNNNNNNNNNNNNNNNNNNNNNNNNNNNNNNNNNNNNNNNNNNNNNNNNNNNNNNNNNNNNNNNNNNNNNNNNNNNNNNNNNNNNNNNNNNNNNNNNNNNNNNNNNNNNNNNNNNNNNNNNNNNNNNNNNNNNNNNNNNNNNNNNNNNNNNNNNNNNNNNNNNNNNNNNNNNNNNNNNNNNNNNNNNNNNNNNNNNNNNNNNNNNNNNNNNNNNNNNNNNNNNNNNNNNNNNNNNNNNNNNNNNNNNNNNNNNNNNNNNNNNNNNNNNNNNNNNNNNNNNNNNNNNNNNNNNNNNNNNNNNNNNNNNNNNNNNNNNNNNNNNNNNNNNNNNNNNNNNNNNNNNNNNNNNNNNNNNNNNNNNNNNNNNNNNNNNNNNNNNNNNNNNNNNNNNNNNNNNNNNNNNNNNNNNNNNNNNNNNNNNNNNNNNNNNNNNNNNNNNNNNNNNNNNNNNNNNNNNNNNNNNNNNNNNNNNNNNNNNNNNNNNNNNNNNNNNNNNNNNNNNNNNNNNNNNNNNNNNNNNNNNNNNNNNNNNNNNNNNNNNNNNNNNNNNNNNNNNNNNNNNNNNNNNNNNNNNNNNNNNNNNNNNNNNNNNNNNNNNNNNNNNNNNNNNNNNNNNNNNNNNNNNNNNNNNNNNNNNNNNNNNNNNNNNNNNNNNNNNNNNNNNNNNNNNNNNNNNNNNNNNNNNNNNNNNNNNNNNNNNNNNNNNNNNNNNNNNNNNNNNNNNNNNNNNNNNNNNNNNNNNNNNNNNNNNNNNNNNNNNNNNNNNNNNNNNNNNNNNNNNNNNNNNNNNNNNNNNNNNNNNNNNNNNNNNNNNNNNNNNNNNNNNNNNNNNNNNNNNNNNNNNNNNNNNNNNNNNNNNNNNNNNNNNNNNNNNNNNNNNNNNNNNNNNNNNNNNNNNNNNNNNNNNNNNNNNNNNNNNNNNNNNNNNNNNNNNNNNNNNNNNNNNNNNNNNNNNNNNNNNNNNNNNNNNNNNNNNNNNNNNNNNNNNNNNNNNNNNNNNNNNNNNNNNNNNNNNNNNNNNNNNNNNNNNNNNNNNNNNNNNNNNNNNNNNNNNNNNNNNNNNNNNNNNNNNNNNNNNNNNNNNNNNNNNNNNNNNNNNNNNNNNNNNNNNNNNNNNNNNNNNNNNNNNNNNNNNNNNNNNNNNNNNNNNNNNNNNNNNNNNNNNNNNNNNNNNNNNNNNNNNNNNNNNNNNNNNNNNNNNNNNNNNNNNNNNNNNNNNNNNNNNNNNNNNNNNNNNNNNNNNNNNNNNNNNNNNNNNNNNNNNNNNNNNNNNNNNNNNNNNNNNNNNNNNNNNNNNNNNNNNNNNNNNNNNNNNNNNNNNNNNNNNNNNNNNNNNNNNNNNNNNNNNNNNNNNNNNNNNNNNNNNNNNNNNNNNNNNNNNNNNNNNNNNNNNNNNNNNNNNNNNNNNNNNNNNNNNNNNNNNNNNNNNNNNNNNNNNNNNNNNNNNNNNNNNNNNNNNNNNNNNNNNNNNNNNNNNNNNNNNNNNNNNNNNNNNNNNNNNNNNNNNNNNNNNNNNNNNNNNNNNNNNNNNNNNNNNNNNNNNNNNNNNNNNNNNNNNNNNNNNNNNNNNNNNNNNNNNNNNNNNNNNNNNNNNNNNNNNNNNNNNNNNNNNNNNNNNNNNNNNNNNNNNNNNNNNNNNNNNNNNNNNNNNNNNNNNNNNNNNNNNNNNNNNNNNNNNNNNNNNNNNNNNNNNNNNNNNNNNNNNNNNNNNNNNNNNNNNNNNNNNNNNNNNNNNNNNNNNNNNNNNNNNNNNNNNNNNNNNNNNNNNNNNNNNNNNNNNNNNNNNNNNNNNNNNNNNNNNNNNNNNNNNNNNNNNNNNNNNNNNNNNNNNNNNNNNNNNNNNNNNNNNNNNNNNNNNNNNNNNNNNNNNNNNNNNNNNNNNNNNNNNNNNNNNNNNNNNNNNNNNNNNNNNNNNNNNNNNNNNNNNNNNNNNNNNNNNNNNNNNNNNNNNNNNNNNNNNNNNNNNNNNNNNNNNNNNNNNNNNNNNNNNNNNNNNNNNNNNNNNNNNNNNNNNNNNNNNNNNNNNNNNNNNNNNNNNNNNNNNNNNNNNNNNNNNNNNNNNNNNNNNNNNNNNNNNNNNNNNNNNNNNNNNNNNNNNNNNNNNNNNNNNNNNNNNNNNNNNNNNNNNNNNNNNNNNNNNNNNNNNNNNNNNNNNNNNNNNNNNNNNNNNNNNNNNNNNNNNNNNNNNNNNNNNNNNNNNNNNNNNNNNNNNNNNNNNNNNNNNNNNNNNNNNNNNNNNNNNNNNNNNNNNNNNNNNNNNNNNNNNNNNNNNNNNNNNNNNNNNNNNNNNNNNNNNNNNNNNNNNNNNNNNNNNNNNNNNNNNNNNNNNNNNNNNNNNNNNNNNNNNNNNNNNNNNNNNNNNNNNNNNNNNNNNNNNNNNNNNNNNNNNNNNNNNNNNNNNNNNNNNNNNNNNNNNNNNNNNNNNNNNNNNNNNNNNNNNNNNNNNNNNNNNNNNNNNNNNNNNNNNNNNNNNNNNNNNNNNNNNNNNNNNNNNNNNNNNNNNNNNNNNNNNNNNNNNNNNNNNNNNNNNNNNNNNNNNNNNNNNNNNNNNNNNNNNNNNNNNNNNNNNNNNNNNNNNNNNNNNNNNNNNNNNNNNNNNNNNNNNNNNNNNNNNNNNNNNNNNNNNNNNNNNNNNNNNNNNNNNNNNNNNNNNNNNNNNNNNNNNNNNNNNNNNNNNNNNNNNNNNNNNNNNNNNNNNNNNNNNNNNNNNNNNNNNNNNNNNNNNNNNNNNNNNNNNNNNNNNNNNNNNNNNNNNNNNNNNNNNNNNNNNNNNNNNNNNNNNNNNNNNNNNNNNNNNNNNNNNNNNNNNNNNNNNNNNNNNNNNNNNNNNNNNNNNNNNNNNNNNNNNNNNNNNNNNNNNNNNNNNNNNNNNNNNNNNNNNNNNNNNNNNNNNNNNNNNNNNNNNNNNNNNNNNNNNNNNNNNNNNNNNNNNNNNNNNNNNNNNNNNNNNNNNNNNNNNNNNNNNNNNNNNNNNNNNNNNNNNNNNNNNNNNNNNNNNNNNNNNNNNNNNNNNNNNNNNNNNNNNNNNNNNNNNNNNNNNNNNNNNNNNNNNNNNNNNNNNNNNNNNNNNNNNNNNNNNNNNNNNNNNNNNNNNNNNNNNNNNNNNNNNNNNNNNNNNNNNNNNNNNNNNNNNNNNNNNNNNNNNNNNNNNNNNNNNNNNNNNNNNNNNNNNNNNNNNNNNNNNNNNNNNNNNNNNNNNNNNNNNNNNNNNNNNNNNNNNNNNNNNNNNNNNNNNNNNNNNNNNNNNNNNNNNNNNNNNNNNNNNNNNNNNNNNNNNNNNNNNNNNNNNNNNNNNNNNNNNNNNNNNNNNNNNNNNNNNNNNNNNNNNNNNNNNNNNNNNNNNNNNNNNNNNNNNNNNNNNNNNNNNNNNNNNNNNNNNNNNNNNNNNNNNNNNNNNNNNNNNNNNNNNNNNNNNNNNNNNNNNNNNNNNNNNNNNNNNNNNNNNNNNNNNNNNNNNNNNNNNNNNNNNNNNNNNNNNNNNNNNNNNNNNNNNNNNNNNNNNNNNNNNNNNNNNNNNNNNNNNNNNNNNNNNNNNNNNNNNNNNNNNNNNNNNNNNNNNNNNNNNNNNNNNNNNNNNNNNNNNNNNNNNNNNNNNNNNNNNNNNNNNNNNNNNNNNNNNNNNNNNNNNNNNNNNNNNNNNNNNNNNNNNNNNNNNNNNNNNNNNNNNNNNNNNNNNNNNNNNNNNNNNNNNNNNNNNNNNNNNNNNNNNNNNNNNNNNNNNNNNNNNNNNNNNNNNNNNNNNNNNNNNNNNNNNNNNNNNNNNNNNNNNNNNNNNNNNNNNNNNNNNNNNNNNNNNNNNNNNNNNNNNNNNNNNNNNNNNNNNNNNNNNNNNNNNNNNNNNNNNNNNNNNNNNNNNNNNNNNNNNNNNNNNNNNNNNNNNNNNNNNNNNNNNNNNNNNNNNNNNNNNNNNNNNNNNNNNNNNNNNNNNNNNNNNNNNNNNNNNNNNNNNNNNNNNNNNNNNNNNNNNNNNNNNNNNNNNNNNNNNNNNNNNNNNNNNNNNNNNNNNNNNNNNNNNNNNNNNNNNNNNNNNNNNNNNNNNNNNNNNNNNNNNNNNNNNNNNNNNNNNNNNNNNNNNNNNNNNNNNNNNNNNNNNNNNNNNNNNNNNNNNNNNNNNNNNNNNNNNNNNNNNNNNNNNNNNNNNNNNNNNNNNNNNNNNNNNNNNNNNNNNNNNNNNNNNNNNNNNNNNNNNNNNNNNNNNNNNNNNNNNNNNNNNNNNNNNNNNNNNNNNNNNNNNNNNNNNNNNNNNNNNNNNNNNNNNNNNNNNNNNNNNNNNNNNNNNNNNNNNNNNNNNNNNNNNNNNNNNNNNNNNNNNNNNNNNNNNNNNNNNNNNNNNNNNNNNNNNNNNNNNNNNNNNNNNNNNNNNNNNNNNNNNNNNNNNNNNNNNNNNNNNNNNNNNNNNNNNNNNNNNNNNNNNNNNNNNNNNNNNNNNNNNNNNNNNNNNNNNNNNNNNNNNNNNNNNNNNNNNNNNNNNNNNNNNNNNNNNNNNNNNNNNNNNNNNNNNNNNNNNNNNNNNNNNNNNNNNNNNNNNNNNNNNNNNNNNNNNNNNNNNNNNNNNNNNNNNNNNNNNNNNNNNNNNNNNNNNNNNNNNNNNNNNNNNNNNNNNNNNNNNNNNNNNNNNNNNNNNNNNNNNNNNNNNNNNNNNNNNNNNNNNNNNNNNNNNNNNNNNNNNNNNNNNNNNNNNNNNNNNNNNNNNNNNNNNNNNNNNNNNNNNNNNNNNNNNNNNNNNNNNNNNNNNNNNNNNNNNNNNNNNNNNNNNNNNNNNNNNNNNNNNNNNNNNNNNNNNNNNNNNNNNNNNNNNNNNNNNNNNNNNNNNNNNNNNNNNNNNNNNNNNNNNNNNNNNNNNNNNNNNNNNNNNNNNNNNNNNNNNNNNNNNNNNNNNNNNNNNNNNNNNNNNNNNNNNNNNNNNNNNNNNNNNNNNNNNNNNNNNNNNNNNNNNNNNNNNNNNNNNNNNNNNNNNNNNNNNNNNNNNNNNNNNNNNNNNNNNNNNNNNNNNNNNNNNNNNNNNNNNNNNNNNNNNNNNNNNNNNNNNNNNNNNNNNNNNNNNNNNNNNNNNNNNNNNNNNNNNNNNNNNNNNNNNNNNNNNNNNNNNNNNNNNNNNNNNNNNNNNNNNNNNNNNNNNNNNNNNNNNNNNNNNNNNNNNNNNNNNNNNNNNNNNNNNNNNNNNNNNNNNNNNNNNNNNNNNN from Coffea eugenioides isolate CCC68of chromosome 8, Ceug_1.0, whole genome shotgun sequence encodes the following:
- the LOC113779343 gene encoding ATP-dependent Clp protease proteolytic subunit 4, chloroplastic-like, which encodes MESISLSTPLSSYPSLRPFHKHFPPSLSCPLPHKPLIWPVKSSLNFCQPISRNVSKASLAHSLSLSVNDFQTSPDDSELWTAAAPQTPATAMRGAEADAMGLLFKERIVFLGSNIDDLVADAIISQLLLLDAQDHTRDIRLFINSPGGSLSATMAIFDVVRLVRADVSTIAIGIAASTASLILGGGTKGKRLAMPNTRIMIHQPLGGASGQAIDVEIQAREIMHNKNNVIKIVSDFTGRTIEQVEKDIDRDRYLSPIEAVEFGIIDGVIDRDSIIPLVPVPERVKASTFNYEEISKDPKKFLTPDIPDDEIY